One region of Glycine max cultivar Williams 82 chromosome 9, Glycine_max_v4.0, whole genome shotgun sequence genomic DNA includes:
- the LOC100811238 gene encoding cytochrome b5 domain-containing protein RLF isoform X3, which yields MDTDDDFTFCQVSAPVDLETNKLASDIADISIEEESSNATNTTQDSALPNQKEATVGSLSFTVTSTASSRPSESTTKLVPAQANNSSLKSPAQKNSVKKPTVRAKVPFEKGYSQMDWLKLTQTHPDLAGLKGQSNKRLISMDEVRKHQTEGQMWTVLKGRVYNISPYMKFHPGGVNMLMKAVGKDCTSLFSIPFVI from the exons ATGGACACTGATGATGATTTCACATTTTGTCAG GTCAGTGCACCTGTTGATCTTGAAACAAACAAGCTTGCTTCAGATATAGCTGATATTTCCATTGAAGAAGAATCTTCAAATGCAACTAATACTACTCAGGATAGTGCTTTACCCAATCAGAAGGAGGCTACTGTTGGTTCTTTGTCTTTCACTGTAACTAGCACAGCTTCTAGTCGGCCAAGTGAATCAACCACAAAATTAGTACCAGCTCAGGCTAACAACTCGTCTCTAAAGTCACCGGCACAGAAGAATTCCGTTAAGAAGCCAACGGTTCGGGCTAAAGTTCCTTTTGAGAAAGGCTATAGTCAAATGGACTGGCTCAAGCTCACCCAAACACATCCTGACCTTGCAG GTCTGAAAGGGCAGTCAAACAAGAGACTTATTTCTATGGATGAAGTTAGAAAACACCAGACCGAGGGCCAAATGTGGACTGTATTAAAAGGCCGTGTTTATAATATATCTCCATACATGAAGTTTCACCCTGGAG GTGTTAATATGTTGATGAAGGCAGTGGGAAAAGATTGCACATCTCTATTCAGTATCCCTTTTGTGATTTA
- the LOC100811238 gene encoding cytochrome b5 domain-containing protein RLF isoform X2 translates to MDTDDDFTFCQVSAPVDLETNKLASDIADISIEEESSNATNTTQDSALPNQKEATVGSLSFTVTSTASSRPSESTTKLVPAQANNSSLKSPAQKNSVKKPTVRAKVPFEKGYSQMDWLKLTQTHPDLAGLKGQSNKRLISMDEVRKHQTEGQMWTVLKGRVYNISPYMKFHPGGVNMLMKAVGKDCTSLFSIPFVI, encoded by the exons ATGGACACTGATGATGATTTCACATTTTGTCAG GTCAGTGCACCTGTTGATCTTGAAACAAACAAGCTTGCTTCAGATATAGCTGATATTTCCATTGAAGAAGAATCTTCAAATGCAACTAATACTACTCAGGATAGTGCTTTACCCAATCAGAAGGAGGCTACTGTTGGTTCTTTGTCTTTCACTGTAACTAGCACAGCTTCTAGTCGGCCAAGTGAATCAACCACAAAATTAGTACCAGCTCAGGCTAACAACTCGTCTCTAAAGTCACCGGCACAGAAGAATTCCGTTAAGAAGCCAACGGTTCGGGCTAAAGTTCCTTTTGAGAAAGGCTATAGTCAAATGGACTGGCTCAAGCTCACCCAAACACATCCTGACCTTGCAG GTCTGAAAGGGCAGTCAAACAAGAGACTTATTTCTATGGATGAAGTTAGAAAACACCAGACCGAGGGCCAAATGTGGACTGTATTAAAAGGCCGTGTTTATAATATATCTCCATACATGAAGTTTCACCCTGGAG GTGTTAATATGTTGATGAAGGCAGTGGGAAAAGATTGCACATCTCTATTCAGTATCCCTTTTGTGATTTAG
- the LOC100811238 gene encoding cytochrome b5 domain-containing protein RLF isoform X1, with protein sequence MDTDDDFTFCQVSAPVDLETNKLASDIADISIEEESSNATNTTQDSALPNQKEATVGSLSFTVTSTASSRPSESTTKLVPAQANNSSLKSPAQKNSVKKPTVRAKVPFEKGYSQMDWLKLTQTHPDLAGLKGQSNKRLISMDEVRKHQTEGQMWTVLKGRVYNISPYMKFHPGGVNMLMKAVGKDCTSLFNKYHAWVNAEFLLEKCFVGTLDEGQ encoded by the exons ATGGACACTGATGATGATTTCACATTTTGTCAG GTCAGTGCACCTGTTGATCTTGAAACAAACAAGCTTGCTTCAGATATAGCTGATATTTCCATTGAAGAAGAATCTTCAAATGCAACTAATACTACTCAGGATAGTGCTTTACCCAATCAGAAGGAGGCTACTGTTGGTTCTTTGTCTTTCACTGTAACTAGCACAGCTTCTAGTCGGCCAAGTGAATCAACCACAAAATTAGTACCAGCTCAGGCTAACAACTCGTCTCTAAAGTCACCGGCACAGAAGAATTCCGTTAAGAAGCCAACGGTTCGGGCTAAAGTTCCTTTTGAGAAAGGCTATAGTCAAATGGACTGGCTCAAGCTCACCCAAACACATCCTGACCTTGCAG GTCTGAAAGGGCAGTCAAACAAGAGACTTATTTCTATGGATGAAGTTAGAAAACACCAGACCGAGGGCCAAATGTGGACTGTATTAAAAGGCCGTGTTTATAATATATCTCCATACATGAAGTTTCACCCTGGAG GTGTTAATATGTTGATGAAGGCAGTGGGAAAAGATTGCACATCTCTATTCA ATAAATACCATGCTTGGGTTAATGCTGAATTCTTATTGGAAAAATGCTTTGTGGGTACCTTAGATGAAGGTCAGTGA
- the LOC100807283 gene encoding uncharacterized protein, translated as MEDSGAILAHISSLKEMLDQVNEEIEANIQVTREIESSIVKCEEIEADLATREAELIRTSAMLQFDTVGYVTVAADFRDSVSTLEKELCCLKVKRDEIVSKVDENRENFTTLCLEFQREIDKREDCEVRVLLSEKHSLENEIQLLDKKNNVLKNSVLAFVEEILENLHSSNSGSIFF; from the exons ATGGAAGATTCAGGAGCGATTCTCGCTCACATTTCATCTCTGAAGGAAATGCTGGATCAG GTAAACGAAGAAATCGAGGCTAATATTCAGGTTACTCGAGAGATCGAATCCAGCATCGTCAAATGCGAGGAGATCGAGGCTGATTTGGCAACCAGGGAAGCCGAGTTGATCAGAACCAGTGCCATGTTGCAGTTCGACACCGTTGGATACGTCACCGTCGCTG CTGATTTCAGGGATTCAGTAAGTACCTTGGAGAAGGAGTTATGCTGTCTTAAAGTGAAGCGGGATGAGATCGTTAGTAAAGTAGATGAAAATCG GGAAAATTTCACAACGCTATGTCTAGAATTTCAGAGAGAAATTGACAAGAGAGAAGATTGTGAAGTGAGAGTCTTGTTGTCCGAGAAACATTCccttgaaaatgaaattcaacttttggataagaaaaataatgttttgaaaaattcaGTGTTGGCATTTGTGGAGGAGATTCTTGAAAATCTTCATAGTTCGAACTcaggtagtatttttttttaa
- the LOC100811760 gene encoding uncharacterized protein has product MGMQTLTLFRSPHPISQNAVVPRHAMSRSSETSFPTLTTISISFSQLQDKNADLSFKIEEGFGPNGLGILSVTDVPGYSSLRRNLLHLAPRLANLPKEVKEDLEDPHSRYNFGWSHGKEKLESGKPDILKGSFYANPILDTPTTEASLIQRYPSYCGSNIWPRNALPELEVAFKALGKLIFDIGLMLAYHCDQYVSKGMKIHKDEGLESILRCSRCHKGRLLYYFPSQQGVPDGNSLSSWCGWHTDHGSLTGLTCGMFTRDGVEIACPDSAAGLYIRTRNNQIIKVVYGKDDIAYQIGETTEILSGGYLCATPHCVQAPTGEESSGIERSTFALFMQPDWDEKLNLPEKVHIHKELIPSNAALTFGEYSEMLLDKYYHQKQN; this is encoded by the exons ATGGGCATGCAGACGCTGACCCTCTTTCGCTCCCCCCACCCTATTTCTCAAAACGCTGTCGTTCCCCGCCACGCCATGTCCCGCTCCTCCGAAACCTCCTTTCCCACCCTCACTACTATCTCCATCTCTTTCTCTCAACTCcaa GATAAGAACGCCGACTTGTCGTTCAAGATTGAAGAAGGCTTTGGACCCAATGGATTGGGGATTCTATCCGTCACTGAT GTCCCAGGATACTCTTCATTGCGTAGAAATCTATTGCATCTTGCACCAAG ATTGGCAAATCTTCCCAAAGAAGTGAAGGAGGATCTTGAAGATCCTCATAGTAG GTACAATTTTGGTTGGAGTCATGGGAAAGAGAAACTTGAATCTGGGAAGCCAG ATATTTTAAAAGGATCTTTCTATGCCAATCCCATACTTGATACACCTACAACAGAGGCTTCTTTGATACAACG GTATCCATCATATTGCGGCTCAAATATATGGCCTAGAAACGCTTTACCAGAACTTGAAGTGG CTTTCAAAGCACTTGGGAAGCTGATATTTGACATTGGATTGATGTTGGCATATCACTGCGATCAATATG TATCCAAAGGGATGAAAATTCACAAGGATGAAGGTCTGGAATCAATACTTCGTTGCTCCCGCTGTCATAAAGGACGTTTGCTATATTATTTTCCTTCACAACAGGG AGTCCCAGATGGCAACTCTTTGTCTTCTTGGTGTGGATGGCATACTGACCACGGTTCACTGACAg GTCTGACTTGTGGTATGTTTACGAGAGATGGTGTAGAAATTGCTTGCCCTGATAGTGCTGCTGGCCTCTATATTCgaacaagaaataatcaaattatcaaA GTTGTCTATGGAAAAGATGATATAGCATACCAAATTGGTGAAACCACTGAAATACTTTCTGGAGGTTATCTTTGTGCAACACCTCATTGTGTTCAG GCTCCTACGGGGGAGGAGTCCTCTGGTATTGAGCGCTCAACATTTGCATTATTCATGCAGCCTGACTG GGATGAAAAGCTCAATTTACCCGAGAAAGTTCACATTCATAAAGAG cttATTCCATCAAATGCTGCCCTTACTTTTGGAGAGTATTCAGAGATGCTGCTCGACAAATATTACCACCAAAAACA GAACTAA
- the LOC100812299 gene encoding uncharacterized protein, which yields MSETFIFTLSLVMLCAASAFAAVPHRLPEVYLKNGNFEENPNPKYLKKTTLIGKYALPKWEISGHVEYVSGGPQPGGMYFPVSHGVHAVRLGNEASISQTIKVKPGKWYALILGASRTCAQDEVLRISVPPQSGEVPLQTLYSLNGDVIAWGFRPTSSVAKVILHNPGIQEDPACGPLLDAVAIAEFCPPKPTRANLVKNPGFEVGPFPIFNSTNGVLLPPEQEDHVSPLPGWMIESLKAVKFIDAKHFNVPFGQGAVELIAGRESVIAQILRTVPNKIYNMKFTIGDARNGCHGSMMIEAFAAKDTLKVPFKSEGKGEFKTVSFKFRAIENRTRITFYSSFYHTRIHDYGSLCGPVIDQVIVYPVA from the exons ATGTCAGAGAcattcatattcacactttCTCTGGTTATGCTATGTGCTGCTTCAGCTTTTGCAGCAGTTCCACACAGGTTGCCAGAAG TTTACCTCAAGAATGGTAACTTTGAGGAGAATCCAAACCCCAAATACCTCAAGAAAACGACACTGATTGGGAAATATGCTCTTCCAAAATGGGAGATCAGTGGTCATGTTGAGTATGTCTCAGGGGGGCCACAACCTGGGGGTATGTACTTCCCAGTTAGTCATGGAGTGCATGCTGTGAGGCTTGGAAATGAGGCCTCAATCTCACAAACCATTAAGGTCAAACCTGGCAAGTGGTACGCTCTAATTCTAGGAGCCTCAAGGACTTGTGCTCAAGATGAGGTTTTAAGGATCTCAGTGCCTCCACAATCTGGAGAGGTTCCTTTGCAGACCCTTTATAGCCTCAATGGTGATGTTATCGCTTGGGGTTTCCGTCCCACTTCTTCTGTTGCCAAAGTGATACTCCACAACCCTGGAATTCAAGAAGACCCTGCCTGTGGTCCACTCTTGGATGCCGTTGCTATCGCAGAATTCTGCCCTCCAAAGCCTACAAGAG CTAATTTGGTTAAAAATCCGGGGTTTGAGGTGGGTCCATTCCCTATTTTCAACTCTACAAACGGTGTTCTACTTCCTCCCGAACAAGAAGATCATGTGTCTCCACTCCCTGGTTGGATGATTGAATCCCTCAAAGCCGTGAAGTTCATAGATGCAAAACATTTCAATGTACCATTTGGACAGGGAGCAGTAGAACTTATTGCAGGCAGGGAAAGTGTCATTGCCCAAATTCTCAGAACAGTTCCCAACAAAATTTACAACATGAAGTTCACAATTGGAGACGCCAGAAATGGTTGTCATGGATCAATGATGATTGAAGCGTTTGCAGCAAAAGATACCCTCAAAGTTCCCTTCAAATCTGAGGGAAAGGGCGAATTCAAGACTGTGAGTTTCAAGTTCAGAGCGATTGAAAACAGAACAAGAATCACATTCTATAGCTCCTTCTACCATACAAGAATTCATGACTACGGATCTCTTTGTGGCCCTGTTATTGATCAAGTTATAGTGTATCCTGTCGCCTGA
- the LOC100807816 gene encoding protein OBERON 4: protein MKRLRSSEDLYSYGGDKSNNSCKDSNNLNRSFSSAQRSFYYKQENARKGLVSSSSSSSSRYERDRTVEEDREGSRLVRKRSEHDFEGFDRRKGFDRYRESDRSLIHRSESFCGGGGLRRDQFPKGFRSERERSRREGSVSSWRRGLKDFDDRERVVRSPKGLRDVKSPSWSKDSVSESEQSKKRSSSSPRPFRDGNSVKSKSKSPTWSKDSESELSKSVEVKKVEEELLQQVQSGSGSGSGSEMEEGELEPEPQAETVPPVTEGLPSVAMETDEKQVQKNECHPNDGDTDAAVEEEGKPNEEDGCCEVKDGEKKKEADEMADVRDYQTEKMLVTETEVESVGNGDDDKKEEALDAGAEYEEETKKGACVEEEKEKKVALNEEEDKKDKGKDKDKDKGKGVDLGTSTDVLKPELNDVVSTGNEVPKEVDREMMMENVINIAKDKGKGVSVALVPPTDVVHALDDGLWLDRESRDLLTCSVDVIEGPSTRGFELFSRSPVRKVEKVDHSVLNKHKDDMEQLDLTLSLPNVLLPIGAHETGAHETTSQIPGSPSQARSVQSLSNTFCTNSDGFTASMSFSGSQSFYHNPSCSLTKNSVDYEQSVGSRPLFGGIDQVSQGCWQGQSQSDPKQKEVPFGQRTSANGNGSLFQSQASWGVLDSQAVKGQHSRVLEGSSKMGSGLDRQLSFHKQFSGQSRRHDDVRSPSQSVGSHDIGSNYSFEKKREVRDRGSGSLYRTTGQKEQEQLLMGGVDFVETIIARIVSEPVQAMSRKFHEMTGQSIVCLKEGIREIMLNADKHGQILAFQKVLQNRSDIILDVLLKCHRVQLEILVALKTGLTHFLHLESSISSSELAQIFLNLRCKNLSCRSQLPVDECDCKVCAKKNGFCRECMCLVCSKFDNASNTCSWVGCDVCLHWCHTDCGLRESYIRNGHGTKGMTEMQFHCIACDHPSEMFGFVKEVFQNFAKEWSVETLCKELEYVKRIFSASKDMRGRRLHEIAEQMLPRLANKSNLPEVLRHIMSFLSDGDSSKLPMTTNFSGKEQIKENNGVAGPSPEAAWMKSIYSEKPPLLERPANILPTFDQNDKRTLVQEFQMSSIQKDFCFDELESIVKIKQAEAKMFQSRADDARREAEGLKLIALAKNEKIEEEYTNRIAKLRLTETDEIRKQKFEEAQALERAHLEYLNMKMRMETDIKDLLSKMEATKTSLAM from the exons ATGAAGAGATTGAGGTCGAGCGAGGATCTCTACTCCTACGGCGGAGATAAGAGTAATAATAGTTGCAAGGATTCGAACAATCTTAACCGTTCGTTTTCGTCGGCGCAGCGGAGCTTCTACTACAAGCAGGAGAATGCGCGCAAGGGTTTGGTCTCGTCGTCTTCGTCGTCGTCATCACGGTACGAGAGGGATCGAACGGTGGAGGAGGATCGGGAGGGTTCGCGGCTGGTTCGGAAGCGATCGGAGCACGATTTCGAGGGTTTCGATCGGAGGAAGGGGTTCGATCGGTACAGGGAGAGTGACCGGAGTTTGATTCACCGGTCGGAGAGTTTCTGCGGCGGTGGAGGGTTGCGGAGGGATCAGTTTCCGAAGGGGTTTCGGTCGGAGAGGGAGCGATCGCGGAGGGAGGGGAGCGTGTCGTCGTGGCGGCGAGGGTTGAAGGATTTTGATGATAGAGAGAGGGTGGTGCGTTCTCCCAAGGGTTTGAGGGATGTGAAGTCTCCGTCGTGGTCGAAGGATTCTGTTTCTGAGAGCGAGCAATCGAAGAAGaggtcttcttcttctccgagaCCATTCAGAGATGGTAACTCCGTCAAGTCTAAGTCCAAgtctcccacttggtccaagGATTCGGAGAGCGAGCTGTCCAAGAGTGTTGAGGTGaagaaggttgaggaggagttGTTGCAGCAGGTTCAGAGTGGGAGTGGGAGTGGGAGTGGTAGTGAGATGGAAGAAGGGGAGCTTGAGCCTGAACCCCAAGCGGAAACGGTTCCTCCTGTGACTGAAGGCCTGCCCTCTGTTGCTATGGAGACTGATGAGAAGCAAGTTCAGAAGAATGAATGCCACCCTAATGATGGTGACACTGATGCTGCTGTGGAGGAGGAAGGGAAACCTAACGAGGAGGATGGATGTTGTGAGGTAAAGGatggagagaagaagaaagaagctgATGAGATGGCAGATGTTCGGGATTATCAGACTGAGAAAATGCTTGTGACTGAGACTGAAGTTGAGTCTGTGGGTAATGGTGATGATGATAAAAAGGAGGAGGCTTTGGATGCTGGTGCTGAGTATGAGGAGGAAACAAAGAAGGGTGCGTGtgtggaggaggagaaggagaagaaggtggCGTTGAATGAAGAGGAGGATAAGAAGGACAAGGGCAAGGACAAGGACAAGGACAAGGGCAAGGGTGTAGATCTAGGAACCAGCACGGATGTTCTCAAACCTGAGTTAAATGATGTAGTATCGACAGGAAATGAGGTTCCAAAGGAAGTGGATAGAGAAATGATGATGGAGAATGTGATCAATATTGCAAAGGATAAAGGCAAAGGTGTCTCTGTTGCACTTGTACCTCCTACTGATGTTGTTCATGCTTTAGATGATGGCTTGTGGTTGGATAGAGAGTCGAGAGACCTCCTGACGTGTTCTGTTGATGTTATAGAAGGTCCAAGCACAAGGGGATTCGAGTTGTTTTCCAGATCTCCTGTTAGGAAAGTGGAGAAAGTAGACCACTCAGTTCTCAACAAGCACAAGGATGACATGGAGCAGCTTGATCTTACTCTTAGCTTGCCGAATGTTCTGTTACCTATTGGTGCTCATGAGACTGGTGCTCATGAGACAACATCGCAAATCCCTGGATCCCCCAGTCAAGCACGGAGTGTGCAGTCTTTAAGTAATACATTTTGTACTAACTCAGATGGTTTTACTGCATCGATGTCCTTTTCAGGTTCCCAATCATTCTATCATAATCCAAGCTGTTCTCTGACAAAAAATTCAGTGGACTATGAACAATCTGTTGGCAGTCGCCCCTTATTTGGGGGAATAGATCAAGTTTCCCAGGGATGTTGGCAAGGTCAGTCTCAGAGCGATCCCAAACAGAAAGAAGTTCCTTTTGGTCAAAGAACCTCGGCGAATGGAAATGGCTCCCTTTTCCAGTCTCAGGCATCATGGGGTGTTTTAGACAGTCAAGCTGTGAAGGGTCAACATTCCAGGGTTCTAGAAGGAAGTTCAAAAATGGGCAGTGGACTTGACAGGCAATTGAGTTTTCATAAGCAGTTTTCAGGCCAGTCAAGACGCCATGATGATGTTAGATCTCCGTCACAGAGTGTTGGGTCTCATGATATTGGATCAAATTATAGCtttgagaaaaagagagaggtaAGAGACAGGGGTAGTGGTAGTCTGTATCGAACTACCGGCCAGAAGGAACAAGAGCAACTTCTGATGGGTGGAGTTGATTTTGTTGAGACAATCATTGCAAGAATTGTTTCTGAACCTGTTCAAGCAATGTCTAGAAAGTTTCATGAAATGACCGGACAGTCCATAGTATGTCTGAAGGAGGGTATTCGTGAAATCATGCTTAATGCAGATAAGCATGGGCAGATACTTGCTTTTCAAAAAGTTCTGCAGAACAGGTCTGATATAATCTTGGATGTCCTATTGAAGTGCCACCGAGTGCAACTGGAAATTTTGGTTGCTTTAAAAACTGGTTTGACTCATTTTCTTCACCTGGAGAGCAGCATTTCATCTTCTGAGTTGGCTCAAATTTTTCTGAACTTAAGGTGTAAGAATCTTTCATGTCGAAGTCAGTTGCCTGTGGACGAATGTGATTGCAAGGTTTGTGCAAAGAAGAATGGTTTTTGCAGGGAGTGTATGTGCCTTGTGTGTTCAAAGTTTGATAATGCCTCAAATACATGTAGTTGGGTTGGATGTGATGTTTGCCTTCACTGGTGCCATACTGACTGTGGATTACGGGAATCTTATATTAGAAATGGGCATGGGACAAAAGGGATGACCGAGATGCAGTTTCACTGTATTGCTTGTGATCATCCTTCTGAGATGTTTGGCTTTGTCAAGGAGGTGTTTCAAAATTTTGCAAAAGAATGGTCAGTTGAAACACTTTGCAAAGAGCTTGAATatgtaaaaagaattttttctgCCAGCAAGGATATGAGAGGGAGACGGTTGCATGAGATTGCAGAGCAAATGCTGCCAAGGTTGGCAAATAAGTCTAATCTCCCTGAGGTTTTGAGGCACATCATGTCTTTTCTTTCGG ATGGTGATTCTTCCAAATTACCCATGACAACAAACTTTTCTGGGAAGgaacaaattaaagaaaacaatgGAGTAGCTGGGCCCAGCCCGGAAGCAGCTTGGATGAAATCTATTTATTCAGAAAAGCCACCTCTGTTAGAAAGgcctgcaaatatccttcctaCCTTCGACCAGAATGATAAAAGAACTCTTGTGCAAGAATTTCAGATGAGTAGTATCCAGAAGGACTTCTGTTTTGATGAATTGGAGAGTATAGTAAAAATTAAACAGGCAGAGGCTAAAATGTTTCAATCACGTGCTGATGATGCTAGAAGAGAAGCTGAAGGGTTGAAGCTCATTGCCCTTGCCAAGAATGAGAAAATTGAGGAAGAATATACCAATAGAATTGCCAAGTTGCGATTGACTGAGACTGATGAAATTCGTaaacaaaaatttgaagaagCCCAAGCATTAGAGAGGGCACATCTGGAGTATTTGaacatgaaaatgagaatggagACAGACATTAAAGATCTGTTATCCAAAATGGAAGCTACCAAAACGAGCCTTGCCATGTga